GTCCCTACAGGCCGCCTTGCCAGGCGTGGGAAATGGCGGGGCGGCGCTGCGCTTGCCCTGGGCTGAGGGATGGTGCCCCGTTGGGGCGTTGGATCTGGATGTCCGGTTCAGTTCAGTCACCCGGCAAAAGAAAAACGCGGCACCCTGCCGGGAGCCGCGTTTTTGGAAATCTGGTGCTTCTCGCAGCCGAATCAGCCTTCCTCTTCCTCTTCGCCGTTTGCTTCGACGTTGATGGTGAGGATGACGCTGACGTCCGGGTGGACGCGGACGACCACGTCGCTCTTGCCGGACTTCTTGATCGGCTTCTCGAGTTCGATCGCGTGGCGGTCGAGCTGGATGCCTGCGGCTTCGAGTTCCTTGTGGATGTCGAGCGAGGTGACGGAGCCGAAAGCCTTGCCACCCTGGCCGAGTTCGAGCGTGAACTTCGGACGGAGCTTGGCGATCTTGTTGCCGAGTTCCTTCGCTTCTTCGAGCTCGGTGGCTTCGCGCTGGGCGCGGGCGGCCTTGAGGTTCTCGACGTGGCGGAGGTTCGCGCGGGTCGCTTCGTAGGCCTTGCCCTGTGGGATCAGGAAGTTACGGGCGTAACCGGCACGGACCTTGACGACATCGGCCTCGGCACCGAGACCTTCGATTTTTTCTTTGAGAATGACTTGAGCGTTGGCCATGAGCGTCGCGGGTCGTTTGTTGGGGCGGCGGAGTTAGGCTCCCGGCCGCTTTCAGTCAAGGAAAGATTCGGTTTTGGGGTGAGCGGGGTTTTGAAATTTTACGCGGGAGGGGGATTTCGCGCGGGGTGGAAACCTGAGTTTTTAGCTCTGGATGGAGGTGGAAAGGGGCGATTTTTTGGGATTCGCGCTCTTGTGGTAGCCGCTTCGTAGCGGAAGCGCTGCGCGCTTCCGGCTGGGTGCGGGTGGAATGACGGGGCGGGCTGTCCACTTATGGAGCGTGCCGGCGATGGTCCGGGTGCGCGGCGTTTCCCGTGGTTCGCACGACCGTCCAAGCGAGCCGGTGGCACGCGTTCCCAGGGGGCGCCGACTTCTTCCCGGGGTGCGGTCCGCCCCCAGCCGGAACGACCTAGTCGTCCCGCTACCGCCTTCGTAGCGGATGCGCTGCGCGCTTCCGGCTGTACGGGGCGTGTTCGGGGAGCGCAGGCCTCTTCCCGGAGCGCGGCCCGCCCCCAGCCGGAACGACGAAGTCGTCCCGCTACTCAAATCTCCGCAGCCTTGGCGACGCGGAGGAGCGTGGACTCCGCCAGGTGCGGGGCGAGGATCTGGAGGCCCACGGGAAGCTGCGTGCCGGTATCCGAAGCCACCGTGCCCGCGGGGACGGAGATCGCGCAGAGGCCCGCCAGATTCGGCGCGAGGGTGAAGATGTCGGAGAGATACTCGTGCAGCGGATCGCCGGAGTTTTCACCGAGCTTCCGCGCCGGGGCAGGGGCCACGGGCGTGAGAATCGCGTC
The sequence above is drawn from the Luteolibacter flavescens genome and encodes:
- the rplI gene encoding 50S ribosomal protein L9; this translates as MANAQVILKEKIEGLGAEADVVKVRAGYARNFLIPQGKAYEATRANLRHVENLKAARAQREATELEEAKELGNKIAKLRPKFTLELGQGGKAFGSVTSLDIHKELEAAGIQLDRHAIELEKPIKKSGKSDVVVRVHPDVSVILTINVEANGEEEEEG